One genomic region from Xenopus laevis strain J_2021 chromosome 2L, Xenopus_laevis_v10.1, whole genome shotgun sequence encodes:
- the LOC108707765 gene encoding matrix metalloproteinase-18, producing the protein MKSLTVLLIFVTCCSAFPVGTLRETDEGDDSLTGGTPQSRSFTTSASPNKTGRMQDFFDVEITGRPDEKNTDGMQKPKCGFIDVGEFSFFSGKPVWKKRNLTYRILNYTKNMAKDEVDWAIQRAFKIWSDVTSFTFTRINNSVSDIEISFVSRAHNDSYPFDGPSNKLAHAFRPSNGDVHFDNDETWTNGSHDENLFLVAAHEFGHSLGLHHSNDSKAVMFGHYQYVNPTTLQLSKDDIDAIQSLYGVQKKPVPPTLNPESNCLPNITFDAVTTMNGSMLFFKDGHFWRKTPQNTKVERFSISSFWPFLTSGIQAAYEYPKNNQVFFFKKTKYWALKDYKIEKNYPKNISELGLPRTVKRVDAAVHDEEAGKTYFFINGKYWSFDEQKKQMDKRYPRKIITGFPGIGNKVQAAFKYKGLLYFSNGNQQYEYSMKKKNVTNVLKNMSWFNCKSENGWNSTSIE; encoded by the exons ATGAAGTCCTTGACTGTTCTGCTGATCTTTGTTACATGTTGTTCTGCATTCCCTGTTGGGACACTAAGAGAAACTGATGAGGGTGATGACAGTTTG ACAGGTGGAACCCCTCAGTCAAGAAGTTTCACTACCAGCGCATCTCCAAACAAGACGGGTCGCATGCAAGATTTTTTTGATGTGGAGATAACAGGAAGACCGgatgaaaaaaacacagacgGGATGCAAAAACCTAAGTGTGGTTTCATAGATGTGGGTGAATTTAGCTTTTTCTCAGGAAAGCCAGTGTGGAAGAAGCGGAACCTGACATACAG AATtctaaattatacaaaaaatatggCCAAAGATGAGGTGGACTGGGCAATCCAGAGAGCTTTCAAGATCTGGAGTGATGTCACCTCATTTACATTTACCAGAATCAACAACAGTGTCTCTGATATTGAGATTTCATTTGTTTCCAGAG CCCATAATGATTCTTATCCTTTTGATGGCCCGTCGAATAAATTGGCACATGCATTTCGACCCTCTAATGGAGATGTACATTTTGATAATGATGAAACATGGACTAATGGGTCTCATG ATGAAAACCTGTTTCTCGTTGCCGCCCATGAATTTGGCCATTCCCTTGGACTCCACCATTCTAATGACTCAAAAGCTGTGATGTTTGGTCACTACCAGTATGTCAATCCTACAACATTACAGCTATCAAAGGATGATATTGATGCCATACAATCCCTCTATG GTGTACAAAAGAAGCCTGTTCCACCAACACTAAATCCAGAAAGCAATTGCCTCCCAAACATAACATTTGATGCCGTAACAACTATGAATGGGTCTATGCTGTTCTTCAAAGATGG gcATTTTTGGCGCAAGACCCCCCAGAATACCAAAGTTGAACGCTTTTCCATCAGTTCATTCTGGCCTTTCCTGACATCTGGAATTCAGGCAGCCTATGAATATCCAAagaataatcaagtttttttcttcaaaa AAACAAAATACTGGGCTCTAAAAGACTATAAAATAGAGAAGAATTACCCAAAGAACATTTCTGAACTTGGGTTACCCCGAACTGTAAAGAGAGTTGATGCTGCTGTTCATGATGAAGAAGCAGGGAAAACATATTTCTTCATCAATGGCAAATATTGGAG CTTtgatgaacaaaaaaaacaaatggacaAAAGATATCCTCGGAAGATTATTACAGGTTTTCCAGGTATTGGAAACAAGGTTCAAGCAGCCTTTAAGTATAAGG GACTGCTGTATTTTTCCAATGGAAATCAACAGTATGAATACAGCATGAAAAAGAAGAACGTCACTAATGTACTGAAGAACATGAGTTGGTTCAACTGTAAATCTGAAAATGGTTGGAATTCTACATCAATTGAGTAG